The following coding sequences lie in one Leishmania panamensis strain MHOM/PA/94/PSC-1 chromosome 19 sequence genomic window:
- a CDS encoding DNA-directed RNA polymerase, alpha subunit, putative (TriTrypDB/GeneDB-style sysID: LpmP.19.0630), giving the protein MSKSRRDMDKVQLGYHRAENTETVSSPHTYAYNSSKSVPSTAKPDKPTVSNIRIVSAVAGLPPSAFAAKASGKREKKEEEPESVTAAEGSPSSSSTLLYDAASGARTTVDGFPWSTRRVERMSFELQHVSPPISNLFRRVLMTEVPTLAFDRVLIEENDSPVLDELLSHRLGLIPVAGPVMKMQYITESNQASFTNLDPSRILLFELDAMGAKDAAVTPVYSHQLQWVPLPGQEKKGGAKVGAGADARGAGRGGDAGAAEFNTDDDDDAVFLVHPDILLTKLGPGQRIKLKAIAVKGFGAVHAKWCPVSACYYEMKTSVELCERLTGSAAEALVKSCPAGVFGYEDGQKGAAATVLAPEKCTLCRECLRSDDNAGAAAASEDDRVRVQKDKTHVIFHIESVGQLHPAQILRFGLRLFAERCRALAEIVQSTEVHVVDASAKLLEP; this is encoded by the coding sequence ATGTCCAAGTCACGCCGAGATATGGACAAGGTGCAGCTCGGCTACCACCGTGCCGAGAACACCGAGACGGTGAGTTCGCCGCACACGTATGCCTACAACAGCAGTAAGAGCGTCCCGTCTACAGCCAAGCCGGATAAGCCGACAGTGTCAAACATACGCATCGTGTCTGCAGTCGCggggctgccgccgtcggccTTTGCCGCGAAGGCGTCTGGGAagcgggagaagaaggaggaggagccggaaagcgtcaccgccgccgaaggCAGcccgtcatcgtcgtcgacgCTATTGTATGACGCGGCGAGTGGGGCGCGGACCACTGTGGACGGGTTCCCCTGGTCAACACGGCGGGTGGAGCGGATGTCGTTTGAGTTGCAGCACGTGAGTCCACCCATTTCGAACCTGTTCCGTCGTGTGCTGATGACGGAGGTGCCAACGCTGGCATTCGACCGCGTTTTGATCGAAGAAAACGACAGCCCGGTGCTGGATGAACTATTGTCACACCGCCTCGGCCTCATCCCGGTGGCGGGTCCGGTGATGAAGATGCAGTACATCACAGAGAGCAATCAGGCAAGCTTTACCAACCTTGACCCGAGCCGCATACTGCTGTTTGAGCTGGACGCCATGGGCGCTAAGGATGCGGCGGTGACACCGGTGTATAGCCACCAGCTACAGTGGGTTCCGCTGCCGgggcaagagaaaaagggcgGTGCCAAGgtcggcgctggtgcagatGCCCGCGgagcggggagagggggcgatgccggtgcagcagagTTCAACAcggatgacgatgacgacgcggTGTTCCTCGTACACCCTGATATTCTGCTGACGAAGCTGGGCCCTGGTCAGCGTATCAAGCTCAAGGCGATCGCTGTGAAAGGCTTCGGCGCAGTGCATGCCAAGTGGTGCCCAGTGTCGGCATGCTATTACGAGATGAAGACCTCCGTCGAGCTGTGTGAGCGGCTGACTGGTTCAGCGGCCGAGGCGCTCGTGAAGTCATGCCCCGCTGGTGTTTTCGGCTACGAGGACGGCCAGAAGGGGGCGGCAGCTACCGTCTTGGCGCCAGAGAAGTGCACGCTGTGCCGCGAGTGTctccgcagcgacgacaATGCgggagctgccgccgccagcgaaGACGACCGAGTACGGGTGCAGAAGGACAAGACACACGTCATCTTTCACATTGAAAGCGTGGGCCAGCTTCACCCGGCCCAGATTCTGCGCTTcggcctccgcctcttcgctGAGCGCTGCCGAGCGCTCGCGGAGATCGTGCAATCGACCGAGGTGCACGTGGTGGATGCTAGCGCCAAGTTACTGGAACCCTGA